The genomic stretch GGCACTACAACAAGTGGTGATATAAATGTATGCAGTTTGCCAGTAAAACACAGTATTAAATAGAGTTAAATCACCCTGTAGTTTTTCTGatcatcttttttgttttttgtagatTCTTGAGGATAATGATTCGATGATGGGCTTTTCAGTGAAAATCCCTTCAGAGGCCAGCGCCATGGCAGTGAAAAGAAATAGTTCATTTGCTGCACTTCTAGTTTTTCCAGGAATTCGTCAGGtaaaacttgttaaaaaaaaacgacagAAAAGTTGACTTAATTGCACAAtgattatataattatatctaCACCCCGGAAACTGTCCCCCCCCCGTGCCTGTCATGATTGTATATGGTATTTCCAACAGGATGACCCCAAAAGTATTTTTCTTAACAATGAGGCAATTGGAATTGAAATGGGAACAGAAATATCCAATCTCTCACATACCATAGACATCAATTACAGAAATGTGGACAAGGTAAAAGAGATGATGAAGCTATAAGATATATTAACAGGTTTATAATAACTGCTTATGCAAACAATGAGTGgactgatttttcttttttattccaaTACAGAATGGAAGCATTGCTTCTTGTAGATCGTGGGATGGAAAAGGTACTGTAAAATACTCAGTTTAAAACTGCCTTAAACAAACCACAAGCTGCTGTCACACCTCCGCTATCCGTTATAGGCTCAGTTGGTAACTTTTAtaagaaataatttttttgtaatatttgcTCAAACTGTCACAATATCCTGTTACTATATTAGACAGATATCAGTGGAATCTTGCAAATGCCAATAGGAGCActaggaggaggcagaggaacatGAATTTCCCACAGATTATCTGTCTCATCTGCTACTGCAGGATATAGACAgcttcagcaaatatgacaaaaacttATGTTTATAAAAGTTACCAACTGCAGCTTTCATGTGAAAAGGACTTCAGTAGCATCTTCTCTCTTCGTAGGGAAAAAGGTGATCTGGATCACAGATGGctgtaagacaaaaaaaaccaatGGCAGCATCACATGCCAGTGCTCTCATCTAACATTTTTTGCAATACTCATGGTAAGATCATTGTATTAAGTCATTCCAGATTCATCATTCCACACATAATCTAACACATCCTTCTTTAAATCAGTCCCCTACACCTGGAAACATAAGCTCTTCAGATTTCACGTCTCTGACCTACATCACCTCAATCGGCTGTGGCCTGTCGATGTTTTTCTTGGCGGTGGCTCTCTTCATGTACTGTTTGATCAGGTAAGGACAACCACGGGAAGTTTTTAAATTTTAACATATAATATTAAAGGCTTATGCTGACACAAACCTAACTCCCCCCACAGAAAAGGGAAAGCAAGCCAAGCAACTAAGATCCTGATGAACCTGTTTGTTTCCATGTTCACCCTGGACTTCTCCTTCCTGGTAAATGAGAGCATTGCCAATCTGGGAAACTTTGGTGCATGCGTGGCGGTGGCAGCAGTTATGCACTACACTATGTTGGCCACTATTTCCTGGTTTTTTATAGAGGGTCTACACTTTTACTTTACTCTATGGAAGCTTCCCACTGACATCAAACATTACATGATGAAGATTTGCGTCGCAGGATGGGGTAAGAGAACTGAAACCGGGCATAGTTGAGCAAAACAATCATATGTGCTTAAATTCATACCACATAAGCATAACAAAAATATGTACACTTTTTCTTTAGGCACACCAGCTGTAGTGGTGATCGCTCTTGTCGCCGTGAGACAATATGATTACATGGTCATTTACACCAAAGATGGGAATTCAGCAAAAATGTAAGCAACTCTTACTGATTGCCAAGTGTCATttcttatttaaaaacaaagagaGATTAATGTCACTGAAGTGCATTATTGTTCATGATTTTTTAGGTGCTGGATCTCTAATGCTGTTGTCCACCAGGGGGTGAACGTTGGTTACTATACTGTAGTGTTCATCTTCACCTTCATCGTATTTATCATGACTGTGCGGAAGATTGCTCTCCTGAAGCCTGCAGAAGGGAAAGCTCAAGAAACCAGCTCCATCAGGACAAACGCTTTCTCCATTCTAGGCCTGTTCCTCCTGCTCGGCATCTCCTGGGCTTTTGCTTTCTTCAGCTATGGACCTCTGCTCATAGCCTCCTACTATATCTTCACCATCCTCAACTCCTTTCAAGGTAGACTCCAAAAACTACAAACTGTCTGTTTTGCAATggtatttatgtatgtaatgtaatgtaatgtaaatgtaaccCATCTACCCTGTTTTTGCAGGTTTATTCCTGTTCATCTACTATTTCAATTCCAGCAAGATCACTAGAGAGGACAAAAGCTTTACAACCAGCGGTAGCACCACAGATACATCAAACACAGTTATCACAAATCCACATTGATTATGCTCTTCAAGTGGGGACAGAAAGTGTTCTGTGCCAGAGATTATGTTGACACAAGAGGGCAGCATTTTATTATATTCAAGCAAAGCCTCTGTTGAATGAGGCGCTGGTAAGATGCTATAAAAATCTTCTCATTCTCCCTGACTACCCAGATAATTTGGATTACCTTCATTGAGAAAAATGACTAATGAGTCAAGCACTGACACAGGAGATGGAGTAATCTCCTGGAAATAATTTGTGCCGATGACTCAACAGAAGCCCTGTTTTACTCACTGTGAAACACTCAGAAACGATTGTTATTCACTCAGAATATATCACAAAGGTCCTAAATCAAAGCTTCAGTCATAAACTGGAATGTTCAAATATTCAAATGTTCAGAGAAATATGACCGATGTGGTTGTCATATGGACTGAAGATGGCAAAgcgtaaagaaaaaaaaaaataaaaaatcgcAGGGAAGTCTTATCTCTCACACTCTTCAGTGTTTGGGGGCCGAGCTAGCCAGCTAGCGCTTTGCGTGCCTGCAGATAATTACCTTGTGCCTACAGAGAGCAGTATCCACTGTGCGGGGAGCCTTAACTGGCTAACAAGAAATGAGCTCATGGCTACCTATAGTGATAAGAGGCCTGAGGGCACGCCACTATGTTGAAACTATTCTCTGAAATATGGCTGTAGTTAACTAGCATTTAAACCGTTTAATAAGTTAAGTGTATCTTGGCGAAATGCATTACCTTAATGACCAGGAGTCATtggaaattgtgttttttttgtgtgtgtgcaattgTTTCCTATAGATTTaatgtattaaatattaaattcatAACAGATTCAATCTTAAAACATTAACcatgatatataatataatattttggATATATAAGTTTTGGATAAAGATATACAGATGCCTGCTTCTTTtctatttgtttttgtattctAATAGCCTTAAAAGGAACACACTCGTCTTTTATTGAAATGTTTGTTACGGCTTGTCAaggtttgtttttaataaaatgtggTATGGCTTGATCCTTGATTCAGCATCTCAGGACAACATATGCAGACCTAACTAAAAATGTGTAAATTGCTTTAATGAATTTAGTGAGATTGCCTGCAGAAGTGCAATAAAGTTTAAGGTTTCTTAAGTGGACACCAGAGGAGTCTTTCCATCTGCACAACTCTGGGTGTGTGAGGTTGGGGAGTGACATTCAGAGAGCAAAGTATGTTTATTTCTCCGTGACTGATTAATCTTCTAAATGACCGCAGCGTGCCAGCCAAAAACTAGGGTAATTACTGCCATACACATCTGATTTGTGTTGCCCCCCCAAAAAGGCCTTTCATTCAGAGCACAGCGGGCTTCTAtgatacctgtgtgtgtccatgcatTAGAGCTCTCTAGGTAAGCCACAGCAGAGCCTTCTTCTAGGAACTGAGATCACTGTGGTAAATGATGGTGAAACACActgtagaaaaaaatatgtcAATTTCAAGAGCTAGGTAATTGAGCCAACGATCACTGctttttattcattaatttacaaAATCACAAATCAGTTTCACACACAAAGATAATGATTTGAAGTGTTTTTCTACTGCTTTCCTAAAAACATAAATCTAGACATGTATGAATAGAAGCCCTTGTGTCTGGGAACATTTAGCCAATCTAATTTATTTCAAAACGAGAAGGGTGAAGAATGTCACGCTATCCCATAAAACTGTCTGTTACCAGAGTGAAAATGTGGCCACCAGAATTGAATTTGAACATGAGTTGATGTGTTCCTTTTAGTGGAGGGAAACAGAGAAAGCACTTTTAATTACTCTCAGTCTTAAAGCACATGTACAGTAGTGGCTTGGAGATTAAACACCAACACATTGGCATGTATCTTCAGATTTTGTAAGACAGCCCAATGGCACAAAACTCTATGATACTGAAATAAGGTGAGGGAAATAATGGGTGGATTTCACTGCTGCATGCTCCTTGGAAAGATGCATACTTAGATTAAATAAGTTTTATTCCGCCTAATCGAGGGAATTATTCTTGGAAAAGTGCAAGATTTCCACCACATCTAACCACAGTTTCCCTGGGAGATCATTAGTCTTTAGCAGAACAGGAACAGTAATACTAACACTGTTACTAATCACAGCCAAAGTGTGAATAGGTTTGGTTTTATGATTGGCGTATTTCAGGTGCAGGAAAAGAGACATCGTCTTTGcatgtattttattaaatagAGTCTGGACTGAATCCTTCCCTGTAAAAGCCAAATTGCCCATCTCAAATGACCTATAAAGCATTAAGGTCTTGTTCCTGGAACCTTGCGTGTCTGGAGGAAATATGATTAGTCAAATATAGCTACTCATGCACCtagatgtattatttatttaacttaatAATAATGTAGAGCTAGATAACTGGCTTTTATCAACATGGAGTTACCATGAAGATAAAATGTGACCCTGCACTTTATCTTATGCACCCCTTGTTTTGCAGCCCACTTCCTggcatcccccctctctcctttttcataaatcctcaaaatgatttatttccTAGTAACTTTGCTTGTGAAATTGATGTGGACCCGGGGCCTTTGTAGCGTCTGGTTTCCCTGCTGGCTGCAGTAAAATCAGCCTGAGGTCCAGGCACGGGGCAGCGCTTGCGTGACTGAGAGCCCCCTCCACCTCCTTGCATGTCATGATGTGGCCCCCAGACTCAAAGCACTCAGGCTGATAGATTTGAGGGCCCATAGTTAAGTGTGTAGATTTATGATGGCCGGTTGCAGCATGTCA from Perca fluviatilis chromosome 20, GENO_Pfluv_1.0, whole genome shotgun sequence encodes the following:
- the LOC120548852 gene encoding adhesion G-protein coupled receptor G1-like — its product is MPKITSLRMLPLDAKHRWMFVAILFYGILVKNNIVGSSDTNDTCRQKNVLFASAIESSYQFPSEVVYNNFTGMKLCFNIKPRGNNKTPACCQNEDFNCNFTIRNGHENDFWILILNNETLSKHDIVLMKSPDQNYNCMPSSNTSTSFLLKIHQCLNTGVQNIRLSQNSFCEEIQRYDEDACKGLKETDYNLTISFSNKSHHCVPCKPPGKKPGGAITFPPPDRNNGTGISVEDAAKIMNNISLLLERMVNDSTATITIGNIKGVITKLPPKNQTNIIIGTTTSGDINILEDNDSMMGFSVKIPSEASAMAVKRNSSFAALLVFPGIRQDDPKSIFLNNEAIGIEMGTEISNLSHTIDINYRNVDKNGSIASCRSWDGKGKKVIWITDGCKTKKTNGSITCQCSHLTFFAILMSPTPGNISSSDFTSLTYITSIGCGLSMFFLAVALFMYCLIRKGKASQATKILMNLFVSMFTLDFSFLVNESIANLGNFGACVAVAAVMHYTMLATISWFFIEGLHFYFTLWKLPTDIKHYMMKICVAGWGTPAVVVIALVAVRQYDYMVIYTKDGNSAKMCWISNAVVHQGVNVGYYTVVFIFTFIVFIMTVRKIALLKPAEGKAQETSSIRTNAFSILGLFLLLGISWAFAFFSYGPLLIASYYIFTILNSFQGLFLFIYYFNSSKITREDKSFTTSGSTTDTSNTVITNPH